The following coding sequences are from one Streptomyces dengpaensis window:
- a CDS encoding IS3 family transposase, which yields MLIKTECVRGRVFATRAEANLALFEYIDGFYNSRRIQARLGWLSPIEFEEKYYTDQASAEQANLKPRHPALTS from the coding sequence ATACTGATCAAGACCGAGTGCGTCCGCGGCCGCGTCTTCGCCACTCGCGCCGAGGCGAACCTTGCACTCTTCGAGTACATCGACGGCTTCTATAACAGCCGGCGCATCCAAGCCCGGCTCGGCTGGCTCAGCCCCATCGAGTTCGAGGAGAAGTACTACACCGACCAGGCGTCGGCCGAACAAGCGAACCTGAAACCCCGTCACCCTGCCCTGACCAGCTGA
- a CDS encoding epoxide hydrolase family protein codes for MSEMLPPHSRRAFLSTSAAATAAAVAGSFSLFPAQSAAAAERGAGLHPAAGGSIRPFRVHFPERDLVDLRRRIVSTRWPEHETVTDHSQGVPLETMQELARYWASEYDWRKVEAKLNALPQFITEIDGLDIHFLHVRSKHKNALPLIVTHGWPGSIIEQLKIIEPLTNPTAHGGKASDAFHVVIPSLPGYGFSDKPTTTGWGPDRIAGAWIALMKRLGYTKYAAQGGDWGALIVDRMGVQKPQGLVGIHTNLPGVVPPDIAKALATGSPVPPGLSDEEKHAYEQLQFTYKHLAYARIMGSRPQTLTGLTDSPIGLAAFMLDHDGRSLELISRAFAGQKEGLTRDDVLDNITLFWLTNTAVSAARLYWENKYSLIPNGVSIPVAVSAFPDENFQAPKSWAQKAYPNLIHYNKLDKGGHFAAWEQPKLFTEELRAGFRPLR; via the coding sequence ATGTCTGAAATGCTTCCGCCGCACTCTCGACGGGCCTTTCTTTCCACCTCGGCCGCTGCGACGGCCGCGGCGGTCGCGGGTTCCTTCAGCCTGTTCCCCGCCCAGTCGGCCGCAGCAGCCGAAAGGGGAGCAGGCCTCCATCCGGCAGCGGGCGGGAGCATCCGTCCCTTCCGTGTTCATTTCCCGGAAAGGGATCTGGTCGATCTCCGCCGGCGCATCGTGTCCACGCGGTGGCCCGAGCACGAGACCGTCACCGATCACTCGCAGGGCGTGCCGCTCGAGACGATGCAGGAGCTAGCGCGCTACTGGGCCTCGGAGTACGACTGGCGCAAGGTCGAGGCGAAACTGAACGCCCTGCCGCAGTTCATCACCGAGATCGACGGGCTGGACATCCACTTCCTCCACGTCCGCTCCAAGCACAAGAACGCTCTGCCACTCATCGTCACCCACGGTTGGCCCGGCTCGATCATCGAACAGCTGAAGATCATCGAACCGCTCACCAACCCCACCGCACACGGCGGCAAGGCATCGGACGCCTTCCATGTCGTGATCCCGTCGCTGCCCGGCTACGGGTTCTCCGACAAGCCGACCACGACCGGCTGGGGCCCCGACCGCATCGCCGGTGCCTGGATAGCACTGATGAAGCGCCTGGGATACACGAAGTATGCGGCGCAGGGCGGCGACTGGGGTGCGCTCATCGTGGATCGCATGGGTGTGCAGAAGCCCCAGGGGCTGGTCGGCATTCACACCAACTTGCCTGGCGTGGTTCCGCCCGACATCGCCAAGGCGCTCGCGACCGGCAGCCCGGTGCCCCCCGGCCTCTCAGACGAGGAAAAGCACGCGTACGAGCAGCTGCAATTCACCTACAAGCACCTCGCCTACGCCCGCATCATGGGGTCGCGCCCGCAGACGCTGACCGGGCTGACAGACTCGCCCATCGGCCTGGCGGCCTTCATGCTCGACCACGACGGGCGCAGCCTGGAACTGATCTCCCGGGCCTTCGCCGGACAGAAGGAAGGCCTGACCCGTGACGACGTCCTCGACAACATCACGCTCTTCTGGCTGACGAACACGGCGGTTTCTGCCGCTCGTCTGTACTGGGAGAACAAATACTCCCTCATCCCCAATGGCGTCTCCATCCCGGTTGCCGTGAGCGCCTTCCCCGACGAGAACTTCCAAGCCCCGAAGAGCTGGGCACAGAAGGCCTACCCCAACCTCATCCACTACAACAAGCTCGACAAGGGCGGGCACTTCGCGGCCTGGGAACAGCCGAAACTCTTCACAGAAGAGCTTCGCGCAGGTTTCCGGCCCCTTCGCTAG
- a CDS encoding M15 family metallopeptidase codes for MNEIVLMSDPKVTAIPVMECGERLVDVRRGGSLLVDARKQDPADAFAYLRDGVLDRLLKAQAMLPRGLRLLFVEGYRPPSLQRAYFEEYANQLRVSHPEWLDEQIHSAASRYVSPPDIAPHSAGAAVDLTLADTSGRELDLGTRMNADPEESEGACYTDALNISEEARANRKLLGSVLTAAGLVNYPTEWWHWSFGDRYWALVTGEAAALYGPKEITPRR; via the coding sequence ATGAATGAGATCGTCTTGATGTCGGACCCGAAGGTCACCGCGATACCCGTCATGGAATGCGGCGAACGTCTCGTGGACGTGCGCCGCGGCGGCTCGTTGCTGGTCGACGCACGCAAACAGGATCCGGCAGATGCCTTCGCGTACCTGCGGGATGGCGTGCTGGATCGGCTACTCAAGGCCCAGGCGATGCTTCCGCGGGGCCTGCGGCTGCTGTTCGTCGAGGGGTACCGGCCGCCCTCACTCCAGCGGGCATACTTCGAGGAGTACGCCAATCAGCTGCGCGTCAGCCACCCTGAGTGGCTCGACGAGCAGATCCACTCGGCGGCGAGCCGCTATGTGTCCCCGCCCGACATTGCCCCGCACAGTGCGGGCGCGGCCGTCGACCTCACCCTGGCCGACACCAGCGGGCGCGAGCTGGATCTGGGCACACGGATGAACGCGGACCCGGAGGAGAGCGAGGGCGCCTGCTACACCGACGCCCTCAACATCAGCGAGGAGGCCCGCGCCAACCGGAAGCTGCTGGGCTCTGTGCTCACCGCTGCGGGCCTGGTGAACTACCCGACGGAATGGTGGCACTGGTCCTTTGGCGACCGTTACTGGGCTCTGGTCACCGGGGAGGCCGCGGCCCTCTACGGCCCGAAGGAGATCACCCCGCGCCGCTGA
- the tatC gene encoding twin-arginine translocase subunit TatC: protein MPLAGHLRELRNRLVKAIGAVIVTTVVAGLFYMPLIDFVIAPLPGCVPLADGGTAGSGRCGVIATNGLLSPVTLALKVSLTAGLIGASPVWLYQLWRFLAPGLHRGEKSYTLAFLATGIPLFLAGAAFAYAVLPTTARVLISFTPHQATNILPVDDFLDLATRMVVVFGVSFELPLLLVMLNLAGVLTARRMASWWRHMVLGITAFAAIATPSGDPLSMLALAGPITALYLAACALSWANDRRRARKNAAGTGLGPDEPSPLPTHHESNHRC from the coding sequence ATGCCCCTTGCGGGCCACCTCCGCGAACTGCGGAACCGCCTGGTGAAGGCGATCGGCGCGGTCATCGTGACGACCGTTGTCGCGGGGCTGTTCTACATGCCGCTGATCGACTTCGTCATCGCACCTCTGCCGGGCTGCGTCCCCTTGGCCGACGGCGGCACGGCGGGCTCCGGACGATGCGGCGTCATCGCCACCAACGGCCTGCTCTCACCCGTCACCCTCGCCCTCAAGGTGTCGCTGACCGCCGGCCTCATCGGCGCAAGCCCCGTCTGGCTCTACCAGCTATGGAGGTTTCTCGCCCCCGGCCTGCACCGCGGCGAGAAGAGTTACACCCTCGCCTTCCTCGCCACCGGCATCCCCCTCTTCCTGGCCGGGGCCGCGTTCGCCTACGCCGTCCTGCCCACGACAGCACGGGTGCTGATCTCCTTCACCCCCCACCAGGCCACCAACATCCTGCCCGTCGACGACTTCCTCGACCTGGCCACCCGCATGGTCGTCGTCTTCGGCGTCTCCTTTGAACTCCCCCTGCTCCTCGTCATGCTCAACCTGGCCGGCGTCCTCACAGCCCGGCGGATGGCCAGCTGGTGGCGGCACATGGTCCTCGGCATCACCGCGTTCGCCGCCATCGCCACACCCAGCGGCGACCCGCTCAGCATGCTCGCGCTCGCCGGCCCCATCACCGCGCTGTATCTGGCCGCCTGCGCCCTCTCCTGGGCCAACGACCGCCGCCGCGCACGCAAGAACGCGGCAGGCACAGGCCTCGGCCCCGACGAGCCGTCGCCGCTTCCCACCCACCACGAGTCGAACCACCGTTGTTGA
- a CDS encoding transposase — protein MELRERAVRMYRTTEPKPQIKRLAVDLGVHPEALRTWIRQAEADAGERDDRLTTGEREELAPAQGERPAQAGE, from the coding sequence CTGGAGTTGCGTGAGCGTGCGGTGCGGATGTATCGCACCACGGAGCCGAAGCCGCAGATCAAGCGGCTGGCCGTCGACCTCGGAGTCCATCCGGAGGCCCTGCGGACCTGGATCCGTCAGGCCGAGGCCGATGCCGGCGAACGCGACGACCGGCTGACCACCGGCGAGCGCGAGGAACTCGCCCCTGCGCAAGGAGAACGCCCAGCTCAAGCGGGCGAATGA
- the tatA gene encoding Sec-independent protein translocase subunit TatA, giving the protein MFGKLGAPEILLILVVVILLFGAKRLPGMARSLGQSMRILKSETKAMRTREDETTAQGSSPAQADFAGRVDSASQIAPARDLDTASGPKDTTARAHVQDAGVR; this is encoded by the coding sequence ATGTTCGGCAAACTCGGAGCACCCGAGATCCTGCTCATCCTCGTCGTTGTCATCCTGCTCTTCGGCGCCAAGCGCCTTCCCGGCATGGCGCGCTCGCTCGGGCAGTCCATGCGCATCCTCAAGAGCGAGACCAAGGCCATGCGCACCCGCGAGGACGAGACCACCGCCCAAGGCTCCTCCCCCGCGCAGGCCGACTTTGCGGGCCGGGTCGACTCCGCAAGCCAGATCGCTCCCGCGCGCGACCTCGATACCGCGTCCGGGCCCAAGGACACCACCGCCAGGGCCCACGTCCAGGACGCCGGCGTGCGCTGA